The Theobroma cacao cultivar B97-61/B2 chromosome 2, Criollo_cocoa_genome_V2, whole genome shotgun sequence genome includes the window GAGGCGAAATCCCAAGAGGTTATCAGACATTCAATTCTTTGCATGAACTTATATGGCAAATATTAACAAGGCTGGTGTTATTACACCTCTCCTTCACCCATATCAGATATGAAGCTAACTCACTTGCGGATGAGCTCGCAAAGGCTGGTGTTGCGAGCGATTCAAACTTCAATGCTTACTTTGAATTTGACTTGGGGGTGGAAAACGTTTAAATGGGTTTTTGTTATTATCAAAGTCAAAGTTTCTGTTCTTACTAGGAATTTCTTAGTTTGGTGTGTCAAGTGTTATTGTAAGAAGGATGATCAACTGATCGTTGGCATATCAGAAACCATCTGATTTTTTGCCAGTCCTTACACCAAGgactctttttgtttttgtaagcCACTGCGGCTTAACTTTTGTCTCCCAAGTGAGACTATGAATAACATcatcacttttcaaaaaaaaaaaaaattaacaagttCTACCCCTCGACACTCTATACATCATGATGgctcaaaattttgattcagGAAGCAAACATGTACAGAGCTTTATTTATCAATGCCAGGTAACCACTGTCTTGAAAGTCTGATAAatcaagaaaaggaaaagggtgTGAGCAGGTTTCAAGTTGGAGCTGCCGTTTGGTAACATGGGGAAAGTGTCTGGAAGAGACATTTGACAGTTGTCCCCATTGAAATATATTCTTCGAGGTAGCGCCCATCCGTTTCCTAATGTGAAGGAATTTGAATCCTTCTTCAGTAAAATCTGTGTGGATACCGCACCCAGTTGATCCTTATCAGCATTCAATAGGTCGTTATTATAGTAGTCAATCCCCCAAAATAGAGCAACCTCATCTGCAAGAGTCCCCTTGAGAATGAGTTACAGAAAGTAGAAAACAACAGTAGTGGAAACTTAAgctaaatattttgttatatatCAGGTACCTAAAAATCCCAAAGAGGGAAGCATTGTACTGTTAAAGCTAAATGCTGTTGCATTCTGGCTGAAACCAGGATGCTGAACCAACACATTCCAGTTTGAGTAGTTTCTTCTATAATTGTAGTTTGAGACTGTCAGCTTTACCTTCCAATGTGTCACgtaatttttcataacatgCCAGTGAACTGTAACTGGGCACATATGATCAGTGCATAGCACAATGTCATCACTATCTAAAGAATCTGACTGTGGTGCAGGGTAACCTTCTCTGGCATTacacaaagaaagaaatatgagTGGAATGCAGGCTTGGAAATTGTAGttaagaaaaagagataaatcATTAAGCTCTAAACAAGACTCAAGCTACATTgtttttggataaaaaatgAAGTCAATTCTATGAACCCACCTTATGCATGAATCTGTATTTTTCTCTGCTTCTCTGCATCCACAGCTGCAAGTAGGGCATGATGTGATCTTGGCATTGTAAAATGTTGAGAGTGAAACACAACATACAGGTGCTTGGTTGGCAACAAAGCTGGAGTAAGTGCATGTTGATTTCCAGGTTCCTGGTGAACagaaaaatgattaatttgtGGTGCAGCACTGTTTTAAGTTTTCACATTAGGATGCATTCTATAATCAAGATGAATTTTATTTCAGCAACACTTCCTCGCTTCACCAAATAGGCAGGAGAATAGTGTACCATAAGTGTCTAGAGATCTACACATTTGCTGGGTTTCAAACATCTGAGTTGATGAGTCACTTATGAATCGTTTCAATTTTTCCTAGTAGACATATACCGGTTGTGGAACACCatgaaatgttgaaaatgacaAGCGATATGGAAATtagaatatcttaaaataaagttcTCTAACTTGATGGATCAGATGAGTTAATGGTTTAAATGTTCACTATTGCTGAAA containing:
- the LOC18607621 gene encoding COBRA-like protein 1, with amino-acid sequence TPTQSPFFICDCYDPLDPNGNITVTFDINQWTRDGYVARVTIQNYYHYRHVDESGWKLGWTWANNEIIWTMSGAFATTQGNCSSFKFDTPHSCEKSPVIADLTPDAPPENRTADCCHGGILAAWAINPSKSFSSFEMMVGHLGANPNVQAPLNLTLMAPGPGYTCGLVEDTDPTISSDIGGRRQLQAYRTWKSTCTYSSFVANQAPVCCVSLSTFYNAKITSCPTCSCGCREAEKNTDSCIREGYPAPQSDSLDSDDIVLCTDHMCPVTVHWHVMKNYVTHWKVKLTVSNYNYRRNYSNWNVLVQHPGFSQNATAFSFNSTMLPSLGFLDEVALFWGIDYYNNDLLNADKDQLGAVSTQILLKKDSNSFTLGNGWALPRRIYFNGDNCQMSLPDTFPMLPNGSSNLKPAHTLFLFLIYQTFKTVVTWH